A genomic window from Periweissella cryptocerci includes:
- a CDS encoding ParA family protein, with translation MAHVIAIANQKGGVGKTTTSVNLGAAIASAGKKVLLVDIDAQGNATSGTGIQKSLIEQDIYDVLVNEVPIEETILPSSHDGLDVVPATIQLSGAEIELAPQMAREMRLKDAIDSIRDQYDYILVDNPPSLGIITINAFTAADSILIPVQSEYYALEGLGQLLNTIKLVQKHFNPDLKIEGVLLTMTDPRTNLGQEVTTEVRNYFGEQVYKTFIPRNVRLAEAPSHGLAITDYDARSKGAEVYTALAKEVLAAHGDF, from the coding sequence ATGGCACATGTAATTGCAATTGCAAATCAAAAAGGTGGCGTTGGTAAGACGACCACCAGTGTTAATCTTGGTGCAGCAATCGCATCGGCAGGTAAGAAAGTATTACTAGTTGATATTGATGCCCAAGGGAACGCGACTAGTGGAACTGGGATTCAAAAGTCATTAATTGAACAAGATATCTATGATGTCTTAGTTAACGAAGTGCCAATTGAAGAAACCATCTTACCATCATCACACGATGGCTTAGATGTTGTGCCAGCAACCATCCAACTCTCAGGAGCAGAAATTGAATTGGCACCGCAAATGGCGCGTGAAATGCGCTTGAAGGATGCGATTGATTCGATTCGTGATCAATACGACTACATTCTCGTTGATAATCCACCTTCGTTAGGGATTATTACAATCAATGCTTTCACGGCTGCCGATTCAATCTTGATTCCCGTACAAAGCGAATACTATGCGCTCGAAGGTTTGGGCCAATTGTTAAATACGATTAAGTTAGTACAAAAACACTTCAATCCCGATTTGAAGATTGAAGGAGTTTTACTAACGATGACTGATCCACGGACAAACTTGGGCCAAGAAGTTACGACAGAAGTTCGTAATTACTTTGGTGAACAAGTCTACAAAACATTCATTCCACGCAATGTACGGCTAGCAGAAGCACCATCACATGGATTAGCTATCACGGATTACGATGCGCGTTCAAAGGGTGCTGAAGTGTACACAGCATTAGCGAAGGAGGTCTTAGCGGCTCATGGCGACTTCTAA
- a CDS encoding ParB/RepB/Spo0J family partition protein, with amino-acid sequence MATSKKKSILGNGLGALMASNNVDVDIEDLNSEKIHKIQLDEIRPNPYQPRKTFDDAALKDLAESIKNEGVFQPIIVRQPDRKLKRYEILAGERRFRASQMADLKNIPAIIRDINDNQMMEIAVVENLQREDLSPLEEAQAYQTLMDKLNLTQAQVAKRLGKSRPFIANYLRLLTLSADVKELLQAGDLSMGQARTLLGLKDKTKINALALRAVNPGLTVRQLEEIVSQTNGDAATKDEAPKVTKAKVSPFVRATQDKLEEKFGTKVAVKANEKGQGKIEINYLSNDDLTRILEVLNINLD; translated from the coding sequence ATGGCGACTTCTAAAAAGAAAAGTATTCTCGGTAACGGCTTAGGCGCTTTAATGGCCAGTAACAATGTGGATGTCGATATTGAAGATTTGAACTCTGAAAAGATTCATAAGATTCAACTCGATGAAATCCGACCAAACCCATATCAACCACGGAAAACCTTTGATGATGCGGCCTTAAAAGACTTAGCTGAATCAATTAAAAATGAAGGGGTCTTTCAACCCATTATTGTGCGACAACCAGATCGTAAGTTGAAGCGCTATGAAATTCTCGCAGGGGAACGCCGTTTTCGGGCATCCCAAATGGCTGATTTGAAGAATATTCCGGCAATTATTCGCGATATTAATGATAATCAAATGATGGAAATTGCGGTTGTTGAAAATTTACAACGTGAAGATCTATCACCATTGGAAGAAGCACAGGCCTATCAAACTTTGATGGACAAACTTAATTTGACGCAAGCTCAAGTGGCTAAGCGCCTTGGAAAGTCACGGCCATTTATCGCTAACTATCTACGTTTGTTAACCTTATCAGCTGATGTTAAGGAACTCTTGCAAGCCGGTGATTTATCAATGGGGCAAGCACGGACGTTACTTGGTTTGAAAGACAAAACTAAAATTAACGCCCTTGCATTGCGTGCAGTTAACCCTGGTTTGACGGTTCGTCAACTTGAAGAAATCGTCAGCCAAACCAACGGCGATGCTGCTACTAAGGACGAAGCACCTAAAGTAACCAAAGCTAAAGTCAGTCCGTTTGTCCGGGCGACCCAAGACAAGCTTGAAGAAAAATTTGGGACTAAAGTTGCAGTTAAAGCTAACGAAAAAGGCCAAGGGAAGATTGAAATCAACTACTTGTCCAACGATGATTTAACCCGCATTCTTGAAGTGTTAAATATCAATTTAGACTAA
- a CDS encoding DUF951 domain-containing protein gives MYAVRDVVEMKKPHACGANAWLILRVGADIKLKCEGCGHMVMLSRHDFDKRLKRVLRQAETD, from the coding sequence ATGTATGCAGTCCGCGATGTTGTCGAAATGAAAAAGCCCCATGCGTGTGGTGCGAACGCTTGGTTAATTCTACGAGTGGGCGCAGATATTAAATTAAAGTGTGAAGGGTGTGGACACATGGTAATGTTGTCTCGCCACGATTTTGATAAAAGATTAAAACGTGTTTTGCGTCAAGCCGAAACCGATTAA